GGAAGCACATATTCGGAAAAGTAAAGATCCTCATAGTCAGCCAAATAGTTAATGTAGTTATTATCCAATCGATAATTGATCCAGTTTCCCATTCCTCCGGCCATAAATCTTTCCGATTGCCGACCATGACTGCTGGCAGCTGAAACACGTAAGGCAAAGGAATATTCCCGGGTTACCTTGAAGTACCTGCGTATATCTGTTCGCAAGGTTACAAACTGCCGGGAAGAATTCGGCATATCGGGTGAAAATCGGACAGATAGATCGGTCCGCCAGCCATCGATGGGGTAAAGACTACCATAGAGTACATTGTCAAAACTCATTTTGATCTCGGGCAAAACATAGCCTGCGTTGCTAGAAAAAACCTGAGCATCAGCATTATCCAGCATATTATCCAGAGTCAGTTGTTGATAGATATTCAACCAATTGAGATTTACTTCAAGCCGACTGTATTTACTGAAGGGATAGTCTAATCCAAACACCGAACCATATTTCCGGAAGTGCCAGAGACTCAAATTGTAGATATCACCGCTGATGTAGTCATCAGGAAAATTATACAACATAAGATGAAGATTCGTTCTATTGGGTAAGTAGTCGTACCCCAACAGCAGATCTGAATTGTCCAGATTACGATAAAGTTCAAATCCGAATTGAATGCGGTGATTTCCCATAATATCAGAGAAAATCATCAACGCATTTCCCTGCACTCCAAAGAAATTGCTGTAGCCTGCTTGAGCATCTACCAGATCAACAGTAAACCGGGTCTTATATTTGTTGACCTCATAGGCACCCGTGCTATCTCTGGTTTCGATCACCAGAGGCTCTGGAGCCGTGCCTGTTGAAGCATTATTGAAATTATTATTGTAGGCAAAAACGTGAGTTTCAAAAGGATTCACCTTAATTTCCTCAGGGACCGGAAGTGTATCAGAGTAGGTCAGATCCAATTGCACATTTTGCCGTTTTAGATAATTGGACAGTGTCGGCTTAATGACATCAAGCGTTCGATTCAAGGGATTGTTGATGGTAAAAATATCCCAGCCACCTTTTTCATACCCGGCAAACACCAGACGAGAATCATCCTTACTCCAACTGATCTGAAATATGCCGGTCATTATATCGGAATAGGCCGTCTCAATCTCAGTAGCAAGGTCATAGAAGTAAATATTCCAGATACCACTTCGATCCGAAGTATAAGCCAGTGTAGCAGTTGTATTCGCATAGGAAGGTGAATCTTCGCTGCCAGGACTGTTGGTGATCCGCTTGATCCTACCTGAAGCAACATTGATCGTATAAATATCCGTTGATCTAAAATCATGTTCACTTAAGAGCGCGCGGGCTTGAGCAGATCCCGGTTGGATGTTTCCTGTTAAAAGATTTTTTCCACGATCTGAGACAAAGGCCAATTCACTGCCATCAGGTGACCAGGCCGGTCGTGTATCAGCAAACAGATCGTAGGTAAGCTGGGTGACCTGTTTGGTTTTGATCGAGTATAAAAAGAGATCACTGGCTCCATCCAGCAAACCTGAAAAGGCAACGAATTGTCCATCAGGAGACCAGGCAGCGGTAAATATTCCATCCAATCCCAGTTTGCGGGTATGTCTTGTGTTTTTCTCCGTATCATAGAAGACCA
This Candidatus Neomarinimicrobiota bacterium DNA region includes the following protein-coding sequences:
- a CDS encoding BamA/TamA family outer membrane protein, with the protein product MKKNNTVSTIIFTTILLLTFMLNPVEAKFGKNKVQFRGMEWSYIQTPHFDIYFYDGGEAIAYYAADVAEKSYDQISYQLDWRLSKRVSILVYNSHNDFQQTNVTLGYLQEGIGGFTELFKNRVVLPFEGSYEQFRHVIHHELTHAVVNDLIFGGNVQSIVSGKMRVNIPLWLAEGYAEYSSLDWDSRADMIIRDAAINGGLPPIQYLNYYMAYKGGQSVVRYIGETFGVERIGEIFHETRHFKDIPKAIEHTLHLDLETLTEKWHFAVRKDYWPDIEGRSNLDDLGYQLTDHSKIKNYFNVSPAISPNGGKVAFLSDRSGYADVYVMSADNGGNLKKIVSGQRTAELEELKWLSPGLSWAPDNRHLVFAAKSGDEDALVFYDTEKNTRHTRKLGLDGIFTAAWSPDGQFVAFSGLLDGASDLFLYSIKTKQVTQLTYDLFADTRPAWSPDGSELAFVSDRGKNLLTGNIQPGSAQARALLSEHDFRSTDIYTINVASGRIKRITNSPGSEDSPSYANTTATLAYTSDRSGIWNIYFYDLATEIETAYSDIMTGIFQISWSKDDSRLVFAGYEKGGWDIFTINNPLNRTLDVIKPTLSNYLKRQNVQLDLTYSDTLPVPEEIKVNPFETHVFAYNNNFNNASTGTAPEPLVIETRDSTGAYEVNKYKTRFTVDLVDAQAGYSNFFGVQGNALMIFSDIMGNHRIQFGFELYRNLDNSDLLLGYDYLPNRTNLHLMLYNFPDDYISGDIYNLSLWHFRKYGSVFGLDYPFSKYSRLEVNLNWLNIYQQLTLDNMLDNADAQVFSSNAGYVLPEIKMSFDNVLYGSLYPIDGWRTDLSVRFSPDMPNSSRQFVTLRTDIRRYFKVTREYSFALRVSAASSHGRQSERFMAGGMGNWINYRLDNNYINYLADYEDLYFSEYVLPVRGAPYFGLVGNHYAAFNAEFRFPFIEYLSLKWPVSMVLGNVRGELFSDWVKTWDEEQIAGRSFTDALIADQQNSYWGTGFGMRMNLGIFVLRYDMAFDMSRSPLWDNRQHIWSLGLDF